The nucleotide window TCGCCGTATAGGGGATAACAAACAAGTTCAATATGGGTATCAAGGATAAAAGTGCACCTAGTAAAACTAATAGAGAAGAGATACCATCTCTAGAAAAGGCCCTAGTGTACCAGTCTATAGCGCCTCCCAGTCCGATCCTGCTCCCCACTACTATGGAAGAGCTAACTATGTACACTAAGATGAGCAGGAGACCCTCAATGAAGAAAGAATAGGGCACACCGAACGACGAGAGTAGACCGAAAACCAAACCAGTGACTAACAAGGTTGGTGAAAAAACCTGTAGGGTATTCAATGTACTGTTCCAGGCCAGTGACAGGTCAGGAATATTCCCCATGATGGCGCTCCCAGATTCGAACGCCTCTATTAAGATGAGCAGAGAATAAATTGAACCTGATATGAATCCTATTACAAATAGGACTATCTTTACAGCCAAGGGGGATAGTCCAAAAGAAATTAAGGCAGACGAAATGCCCCCTAAGACGAATCCTATCAAAATTGCAACAACTAGAGCAATGATTACCGGGATAATCATACCTAGGTTCTTGATAAAAAAGTCAAAGGCTTGGAGATAGAGGGGTCTGCTGTTATACGTTGGCCACCCACCATATCCAAAATTGAAGTTTTTAGACGCTTTTGGAAATTTCATTTCACTCGGCTAATGGAATTACACGATTTTATTTTTTCTCCGGTTGAGCTATCTGGTTATTAATTAGAGGGGATTTTCCCACGACTTGCTCTATCTAATGTATAAAGGCAGAACATCTCTTCGAGGGCTATACTTAAAAACGTCCCAAGTCTCAGTAGATTCATCTAGTTACAGGAATCTTTTCACTAGGTTTTCAAACTCGTCGTATTTGTCCATCTTCATAACCCCCAAGGTGGTAACTCTGGGCAAGTCCACTATCATTTTCTTATTGGCTTGGACTGGTAACCTAGATGCTATGTATTCAGCAGTCCCCTGAGGGTCCTCCTTCATAAGATCTATCCCTTCTGAGTATGCTCTGACGAACTCCTCATGGTTTGCCAGGATGCTTGCCCCGCAACTCCCTGGGACGTTAAGCAACTCCTCGAAAGTCTTTCCTCTGCCAAACGGTGCCGGTACCACAACGGACTCAACTTGTCTTTGGTTGAGGAGTTCCATCAGCTTTTGCATATCTTCAGCGTAGACTATCTCACCGTTTATTCCCTTTTTATGGAAAAGTGCCTTGGTCAAGACGTCTGCAGCGCTTCCCCTTCTCCATACGCCTATCTTTCTTCCAACGTCGGGGGAAACTACCATAAGTCCCTTGATTGTGATATAGTCAATTCTCACTCCTCTCTTTACCAAGGATACTGTTGAATCTAAAATGACATCTGCCTTTCCTTCCTTTCCAAAGTCAATGGTGATGTCCTTATATTTTGAACTCGCAGCTACCATAGGATAGGACACAGGTCCAGGTGCAGCTATTACGTTTAACATGCTTTCACTAGGTAACATAGATACCCATCGCTTAAATATTTGTTCAAAACAGTTCAGACCGCGGTAGATTTCGAGAAGATAAGCACGGTTGAATCGTTAAGGGAATAGTTAGATAGTTAGTTTTTTATTTTTTAAGTATCCCTTAAACCTCATGGATCTAAAACAAATCCTAACTCCAAATAACTCTGTGCTTGTTGTGTGGGACGTTCAAAAAGGACTGGTGAAAAACATATTCAATAAGGAGGAATTTAGCAAAGCCCTAGAGAGGGTAATAACTACAGCGAGGAAAAGTAAGATACCGATAGTTTACACAAAGATCACTCCTTTCCCATCTGGATTTGAGCCATATAACTCTAGGGTGACTGAGAGGAGGTTCACGTTCACGCAGGAGGATCTAGAGCTTTACGTCAACCCTGAGGTTGGCACCAAGGGTTCTGAGATAGTTTTACCCAAGAACACTTGGAGCATTTTCGTGGGGACTAACTTTGAATTGCTCCTTAGGAACTCCGGCAGGAACGTCATTATCTTCTCTGGTATAGCGACTGAGATCGGTGTGGAATCTAGCGCCAGACATGCCTTTGCGTTGGGATTTTTGCCAGTAATAGTGAGGGACGCAGTTTCATCCTACAATAAGGAAGGTCATCAGAGGTCCCTGGAAAACATGAAGGACTTCTTCCCAGTCCTCTCCTCAGAGGAGATAGAGAGGTTATTATCCTAATTTTTAAATTAGTTTTAGAGATATTCTTGATATATTTTGTAAGGGTTCGGGTTTAGTTGGTTTCCATGATTTGGCATTGATCCTCAACCCTTGGGCTTCACGGGAGTTAAGGAAACTACTTCCTCTGTCCCCCGTCCCTTAGCGTAACCCCAACCTACTATGTGGGTAAACTCGGACATCTCTGGTCAGGTTACCTTGTCCCTCTCAGGATATAAGCCCACATCTGAGGCAGGTGTTTACACTTAGTTTTTATCATCTACAGTATCGCATTACATTATATAACTATGTAACTCAACATATAACTATGTAACTCAACGAGTTCGCTGAAACTGTTGACCACGGCCTTTGTCCGTTGTGATACGTTAATTTTGGGAGTTCGAACAGTTGTACCTTAATCTGAGATCATATGACATGAGACCCAGTCGTTTGGGATTTTTTAGAGAATGCTAGAGTGTTTTCGAAGTAGGCTCATTCCCTAGCCTTAAGTAAAAGATTATATTTTGTAAGGGAATACTGAATACCATGTATGTGTATAGCATTGACCAGTCATCATCAAATATGGTAAGGTCTGTAGGAAGAAAAGCTGCTTATCTCGGCGAGCTTACGAGGTTGGGGATAAGGATACCATGGGGGTTCGTCATTACGAGGTCTGCCTTCAGAAGGTTCATGGACATAGCTAAGGACACTGTAAGCGACGCATTGAAAGGGGTCAATTTGGACGATCCGCGTGACCTGTCGAGGAGGTACGAGAGAATTAAGGAGATAATGACCCAAATTGATCTTCCCATGGATATATCCCTTGAGATAGACCAGCACGTGAGAGAAATCTCCACAGATTTCGTTGCTGTTAGACCCACTTTCACCTCAGGAATATCCGGACCTAGCTTTGCAGGGGAGGTCGACTCTTTCCTCTACGTAAATAAGGCCGACATTCCCTTTTTCCTGAAGCAAGCTTGGGCGAACTATTTCAGTCCCAAGGCCTTGGCCTATAGAGTGGCTAGGGGGGACTCCATAGACATAGCGGTCTTAATTCAAGAGATGGTGGATCCGGACTCTGCAGGCACAGTTTTCACCATTCACCCAGTGACAGGCAACCCTAACTGGGTAGTCATAGAGTCATCTTGGGGGCTAGGTCAGGTAGTCACTAGGGGTCTTGTCACTCCAGACAGATTCACATTACCAAAGAGGGATAGAATCATAGCGGAGAGGTACATTGGGAACAAGCACCTGATGCTTAGGTTTGACCCGAGCTATAGGGGTATAAGGGAAATTCCGCTTGGTGGTAAAGCACTTGAGCCCAGTTTAGAAGATGAAAAGGTAATCGAGCTGGCAAACCTAGCAATAAGAATAGAGGAGCACTTTGGGAAACACGTCAACCTCGAATGGGCTTTGCAGGATAGGAAGCTATACATTCTGGAGGTAAGGGGAATTAAGACCATGTGGGAGGACATCTGATAATTTTGAGTGTTATATCTAGAATCCAGGAATATGGAGAAGTTGGGAGATTGACGTTAATTCGGCCCTGGATTAGGGCATGGGGATCCGGGCTCTCTAATTTAAACTGAACGGGTCTGGGCAACTTATCTTAACCTATACCTAACTTATCTTAACCATACCTGAAATGTTCTTTAGATATAGGACAGAACTTAACTATTTGTTAATTACAGATAATCCATGGAGCGAAAGGCTTTCAGTTCCGTCGCGAGGGCTATTTTGGCCACGCTGGAGAAGGAGGGTATTGAGAAAGTTTTTATCGTTTCGGGAACCGACTACGCCGCTTTCATTGAGGAGAAGGTTAAGGATAACTCACTCCCCGAGTTTATTCTAGTCCCTCACGAAATCACCGCTTCGTCCATGGCTCTGGGTTACTCCCTTGCTGGAAAATTGGGAGTGGTCGCAGTCCATACTGTACCAGGGACTTTAAACTCCCTGGGTGTAGTTAGCAACGCTTTCACGAGCAGGATTCCACTGCTAGTCTTGGCCGGTAGGTCTCCCTATACAGAGGAGGGAAACAGCGCGAGCAGGAACCTCAGGATACACTGGACTCAGGAAGCGAGGGACCAAGGCGAGTTGGGGAGACAATACTTCAAGTATGACTTTGAGATTAGGGATCCGAGTCAGACTCTGGTGGCCGTAAAGAGAGCTTTACAGATAGCCTTGAGTGAACCGAGAGGGCCAACTTACCTTGAAGTCCCCAGGGAGGTTAGCGTCAAGGAGTGTGAAGGAAAGTTCCTGAATATGGACCCATACGAACCGGGCCCGTCAAGGAAGCAGCTACAGAGGGTAGAGGAGCTCCTGAGAGAGGCAGAGAGGCCTGCTATCATCACTTGGAGAGCCGGAAGGAGAAAGGAGTGGTTTGATGCCCTAAAGGAGTTTGCTGAGAGAATAGGTTCACCAGTAGTTAACTACGTGGGGGAAGTATCTAATTACCCCTCCAAGGGCGAGATGGCGTTAGACAAGTTAGACCTAAGGGAGCCTGACCTCCTGTTGGTCATAGAATCTGAGGTCCCGTGGATACCAAAGAGGGTTAATGTGGAGGCCCCCGTAGTGAGGATAGATGTGGAGCCAGCGTACTCTTACATTCCCTACTACGGATTCCCATGTCACGTATGTCTGCAATCGACTCCTTTAGCTTTAAGGGAAATCCTGGTTACACCTAAGGACAGCTGGAGGGAGGAGGTAAGGGAGAGAGTCCTGAAACAAAGGGAGGAGAAACAGAGGGAGTTGGAGAAGCTAGAGACGCAGTCCAAGATACATCCCAGGTTGCTCTCCAAGTATGTTTCAGAGTTTAAGGCAATAGTAGTTAACGAGTACCCCTTTAATCCCAGATATGGCGAATTCTCCTTTGGGGAATACTTCGGGGACTTATCTGCAGGTTATCTGGGTTGGGCACTGGGTGCGGGACTGGGAATAAAGATGGCAACCAATAGAGATGTGATCATAACTACAGGTGATGGGTCTTTCATCTTTGGAGTCCCTGAAGCCTTTTACTATGCAGCCAAATCCTACTCACTTCCCACAATGGTAGTCATTTTCGACAACGAGGGGTGGTTGGCATCAGCAGAGGCTGTAGAGGAGGTCTACCCGGAGGGTCTAGCTAAAGCCAAAAAGTACTTCCCTGGGGCCGACTTTAAGAGATACAATATAGGGGAGACGGTGAAAGCTTTCGGGGGATTCTATAGACTAGTTGAGACCCCAGATGAGGCAAAGAAGGGTCTCGAAGATGGATGGAGACGAGTGAAAATGGGGGACATAGCCGTGATCCAGGCAATAGTGGAGAGGGCTAGATAACCTTTGCCTCGTTATCCATTAGTAATTTCGTCACCAAAATGAAGGTTGTAAATACTAAGATTTTTTAACTGTTAGTAAATACTATTATTATGCCTTCGCTGACGTGGAGAAACGTAATAGTGGCAGGAATGGGTGTGTTCACAGACGGATATAATCTTTACTCAATATCCCTCACTTCATTTTTCATCCCCTCATCTTTCAAGTTTTCAAGCGGAGAGCTGGGACTTTTGGTGGCAGGGTCCTACTTCGGTGCAGCTTTTGCTGCGTTGATCTTTGGCGCGTTAGCCGATAGGCTTGGAAGGAAAGGGATTTATGGTTTTGACGTCGCTATCATGTCTCTCGGTGCAGTCCTACAAGCCTTCTCCCAGTCCTACTTAGAGCTCCTGCTTTCAAGGCTTATCCTAGGGATAGGTATAGGGGCTGATTACGTTCTTTCCCCAGTGATAGTAGCTGAGAACTCCAGCGGAAAGAATAGAGGTAAGATGATGGTAATCACGTTTGCAGTAATGTGGGGGCTTGGGGCGGTCTTAGCGGCCTTTGTAGAGCAACTTACCCTATTGGCCAATCTTCCTCCGTCTTTGATCTGGAGGATAGTCTTAGGTGTCGGAGCTATACCTGCAATATCAGTGTTTTTCCTGAGGAGGAGGATCTATGAGACCGTTATGTTCGTATCGAGGGTCAAGCCTGAACACATTGACAGTGAGAAGATAGAGAGGGAGCTGGGAAAGCCTCTCGTTAAAGCTAAGGACACTTCATCTTTCATGAGTAGGCTAAGGTCTTCTGCAATTTTCATTGTAGCTGCCTCACTGCTTTGGCTACTATACGATATGTATTCCTCCACGTTCGCTATCTATGGTCCAATAACCATCGCTTCCAATCTAGGTATGACGCCCATAGAGTTCACTTACGTCGCCCAATTCTTTGCTGGAATTCCAGGGCAAATACTCTGCATCCTCCTCATAGATAAGATAGGAAGGAGACCACTAATAGTTTTAGGATACGCTGGAGTTGCAGCCTGGCTGTTGGCGTACTCTCTATTGTTGGCCGACCCTAGGATATTTGGGTTGTCTTCAACCCATTTGAACACGTCCAGTCTAGTGGGTGAGGCTGCGGTGTTGGGGTTCTCGTTCTACATGCTTAATTATTTCTTCTCAGCTATAGGCCCAGCCTCCATTATAGGCTCAGCCATGGTAACACCGGAGTTAGTGCCCACCAAGGTTAGGGCAACGTCCCAGTCCATAAGTGTAGCTGTGGATAGGTTATCTGCTGCCTTGAACATAACGGCCTTCCCTCTCCTTCTCGCTCACTTCGGTCTAGCTGCAATGGTTGGACTATATTCTGGTATAGCTCTTTTGTCCAGCCTCATTACCCTGTTCGTAATACCTGAGTCAAGAGGAAGGGAACTGGAAGAGTTAAGCAAGGAGGGCCAGGCGCAGAAATGATTAAATGGCTTTCCACGATTATCTACTTTTTATGGAACCGTTTTACTTCAAAAGTTATGAGAAGGTAATAGGAAAGGCGAGTGACGTGAACGAGCTGGAGAGGGAGATGGGGAGGTTAGTGAGAGAGGATCCAGCATGTGTGGAGTGGCATTTGAAACAAGGACATCTAGTGAACTGGCTTAACTACATTGGGGAGAGAGGTTTAGCGGAGATGTTGAAAGGGGTTAGTAACCCTAAGGAGGCCCTGTCAAGGATCGTAGAATATAGGGCAATGACCCCAAGGAGGGAACAAAGGAGGAAGGGTAGGAGTAAAAAATTCAATATCTGAGTTTTCTAGCTACCTCAGTCAGTCTTTTACCCATAAACCTAGCTATGGTTCTTTCAGCCTCATCCAACTCTTTTAGACTTCCAAGATGGCTGGGTCCGTAAGGGGATCCACCAGTAGTGGACGTAAACAACTCCTTTATTCCATAGCCTAGGGGAACAATTATCATGCCGTGATGGTAAGCATATGTGCTCATGGTCAATATGGTCGTCTCGTGTCCTCCGTGAATTGTCCCAGCCTCAGTGAAGAAACCTACTGGTTTACCATATAGAGCACCCTTCAACCAGAGATCCCTAGTCTGATCCAAGAAAAACTTGAGCTGGCCTGTGATGTTCCCATACCTAGTTGGTGAACCCATAGCTATACCGTCTGCCCACTCCAGGTCTTCAAATCTGGCTTCTGGGATTTTCTCGACCTTGGACATATCAACGTTGAACTTAGCTACTACCTCTTTGGGGAAGAGCTCTGGGACTCTAACTACCTTAGTTTCGGCTCCTTCACCTCTCGCCCCTTCTGCGATTTCTAGAGCTAGATCAACTATTGTCCCGTACCCGTAGAACAGGACTAGGATTTTGGGTTTAGGAGATGACATAGGACTCTACTAAATGAGCTTCATTTAAAAAGTTAATCAGCTTTATCTTTTTAATTAACTCTCTAGACTAGGACTGGTTGACCCTCAACATAAATACAGTAAGGATGGAGCGTCGTTACGTCCAGCAAGTTACGATATGTCATGCGGGGCCTGTCCTTCATTAATAAAAGGACGACAAAACTACCTTACTAGGACAGGGGCATGCCAGATCCTATCAGCCCTAACACGTTTTGAAGCCACAAGTTTCCCTGGTAGGTCACTCAGTAATAGGGACTTGACCTGTAACTGCTTTATCTACCTTCCTGAAAAACTTGAAGTACAGGAACGAGTTAGCCACAGTAGCCACAAAAGAGACCTCAAATGGAATTGCTACAGACACTGCGTGCATGATATATCCAGATAACGTAGTGGAAGCAGCGGAGGGTATTAGTCTCCCGGCCTGATTTGCCCCAGATGCCGTGGCTCTTCTGCTCTCACCTATTAAGTTCATCATTAAAGCTTGCTGGGCTGGTAAAGAGATAATCCTGAGAGGAGTGAAGATTACGTAATCCACTGCGGCCAGAGCCGGTATCCCTAAGAAGGGAAAGGTCAATACTAGGAAGGCTGATATGACCCTCGTAGTGATGATTAACCTGACGAAACCTAACTTTTCTGTCAGGACTGGAGTAGCGAACATGAGCGTAGCGGAGATTACTCCCCCTAAAGAGATCAATTCCCCTATGGCGGACTGGGGTAGTTTGTATGTCTCGCTGAATATTATGGGAATGAAGGGCACTATAAGTCCTTGGGAGACGCCGTTAAGCACCCCGGTTATGGTGAATTTTCTTATCGTGTCGTTATCCCTCTTGGTTACCTCGGGGGAAGCCCTCTTAATAGGCTTGAAAGATTCCTTTACTGGTAGGACAATGAAGGCAGAGATAGCTGAGATTGCCAATGCGATCTCAAATATTAACTTGTAACTTGATATGAACGATAGCAGGGCTCCACCAGCACCAGCGTAACTCGACATTATGGTAAACAAGGAGAACACCTTGGTCCTATCCTTAGGGGGGACCTTCTCAGTAAGGAGGGCGGTCTGCATTGGAGCTACTGCAGCTCCCACTCCACCACCTACAAGACCGCCAGCTATCCCGAAACCTCCCAACGCTGAGGAGAGGAGAAGCAGAAAGAAGTTGGACGTTGTAATTAGTATGAGTACAGAAAGGGGAAGAAACGTGAGGGTTAGCAACAATATCCTTTTCCTTCCATATCTGTCGGAGTAGAAACCTAAGATAAGCGTAAGGAGTGGGGTTATAAAGGCCCCAGTTCCGAAAAGTATACCGACATCAAACAGGGAAAGGTGAAGTCCGTGTACGTAATAAAGCCCAACTATCACTGCCAAAACTCCTGCAGAAACGCTACGGGATATTCTGGAGGTCATGAGAAAAACGACGTCTCTATTCATACTCTCCATTGGGTGCAACACATTAAATATTTTATTATTAACTGTCAAAGCAACTCTTAAAACTACAGTAGAGACCAAACATTGTTTCTGTATAAGACGAAAGAATTTATTTACGGATTAACGTCTAATCCTAATCAATGAAATATTATTGGTTCCTGCTAATAGCCTTCATCCTGGTCGGGGTAGGAGTGAAGGCGGTGTCAGAACCTAATGTCCCACTTAATGTTTATTTGTTCAAATTAATTAATTACCATCAAATTAGTTTTTTAAATCCAGTTATGGTGTTTCTATCAAAATATGGGAGGGAGTACGTATGGATTCCGCTGACTGCAATACTCCTAGTATTCAGGAAGACTAGGCGTATAGCAATTACTTTGGCTGCCTCCTTCATTTTAGCTATAATAGTGGGTGAAGCTAGCAAGTACGCCTTTGCCCAGGGAAGACCATTCCTTTACGTGAGCCCGGACTACACTTTAGTACCTAAACCCTCGGATTACAGCTTCCCTTCAGGTCACGCCCTAATAGTAAGCGACGGAGCCATCGTGTTAGCTAAGATGGCTCCGAAGTGGTTATGGATAATTATGTTGATCGAAGCTCTATTGGTCTCGTACTCTAGGGTATATGTCGGGGTCCATTGGCCTGTAGATGTCTTTGCAGGCTGGTTAATAGGTGGGTGGACGTCGTTATTCACGGTGGACTTAGAGAGAAGGGGGACCTTAGCCTTCGTGGAGAAGCTCCTCAAGGCTTAGCTGGACCAGCTATTGTGTTGTTTTATAATTGAAGACAGTTTCGTACTTTGAGGCGAGTAGGTCGGGGGACGTCAAGAGGACGAGTAACCTGTCTCCCGTAGTATCAAGGCTGCAAATCCTTGGCAGCAGATGGATTTGAATACCTTGACTACTGCATTTATTACGTGGGATTGTGAACCTCATTGAAAAGGCAAGGAGAATGAGGGAAATTGGAGATGAATACGAGAATCTTTTGAACGAGATGCTTAACGCGCTATTTAAGGTAATACCCAACTGTGTTGCCCTCAACATGGACGATTCCCTTATGCCGATCTACGCGGTCTCAGCATTGAAGACGGAGGGTCTTCTCGCCTTCCCTTACTCCTGCAACGGGAAACCAGGCTATGTAGTAATAAGAATAGATGGTGAGTTAGTGTTTGAGGACATGAACGGCAACGTCACGGAGATGGGAAAGATTTCATGATAGAGGAACGCTAAACCTCGCCCTTCAGGGCGTGAGGAGGTTTTTAAACTCTTTTACCTCGCTTTTGCCTATGGAACTCCCTTCCGGTCAACTTAAAGGCCATGAGGAGCGGGAGCCGATCTCCCCCGCAACACCGGAGGGGAGCGTCAGAACCGTAACTGTCAGGCTTTCCCCTAGTGGAGCGCAGCAAAGAAAACTGAGGAAGTTGGCAGACGCATCAGCGAGGCTATACAACGAGGTAAACTGCTAGAGCAGGCAACAGTCCTTAAAGGACAAGAGAGTAGACCTCAAGGTCACTTGGGACAAGTCTAGAAGAAGTACAAGGAGATACTTGGAGTTAACGCTCAAGCTGTATTACAGAAGAACAACGAAGCGTGGTCGTCTTTCTTCTCAATATTGAAGAATAAAGATAGCCTGCCTTCCTTCATTCAGCACATTTCACCACCGGGCTAGAAAGACAAGGGAAGGAGGAAGCTAATCCTCGTAGTTAGATAAGACCTTTGTCTGTGAGAGGTGTGGTTTCAGGCTAGATAGGCAGTTAAACTCTTCCCTGAACATCTACCTGAGAATGTGCAGGTTCCCCCAGATGGACTCCACCCCGTCTAAGTGGGTTGGGGTTAACCCCTCTAATAAGGAGTATGAAGGCGGAAGTCCCGCTTGAACCCCGTGAAGCCCAAGGGATGGGGGTTGATATCAAAATAGGTGAGAACAGAAGAAATCCAAAACCCCTTTTCATTTATAAAAGTCAGATAATATACGCTAAAGACTTTGAGTAACGATGGAGATATTCAGAGAGTAGTCTTATCTCATCCCTCTACTAAGTGAGACCGTTTTAATGACATGAACTCTTACTCTTCTATTAATTACAACCCTACATAGCACATTTCGACAAAGTATAAGTATAACTACGTTTCAAGATAAACATGGATCTTAGAATATTTATGGCCTTGCTCATAGTGCTTATCGTTGTTTCAACCTTTTCAATTTACCTAGTCCTAAGGGATTTGACTACCCAGCAAAAAGTACCTTATATATCCCCCTCAACTATAGACCAAAAATTAGGAGGACAGTGGAGGCTTGATGTCGTCGAGAACCTGAAGTATCCTGACACGATTAATCCACCTAACGAAATACTATCCCTTCTAGAGAATAGCTCTGAGAGCGCGTTCTTCATACTTTATGTGGGGGATGAGTCCAACCTATCCATGTTCATCTATAAGTATCAAAATTCCAGTTCCCTCTCTAAACTTGTCCTGACGATTCAGCAAATCTACAACAAGTTAGGTTGGAGAACGCAGGATCTAAACGGTTCAATCACGGGTTTCACTGTTCAGTCAAACGATTCCCAGTTCCTCTATGGTGCCTATCATAACTACGTTGTGGTGGTTTATCTCAATGGGGTTGTGTACCCAAATGAAAGCGTGGAAGTCGCAAACCTCGAAAGTCATGTCCTGACGTGAAGAGATGTTTTCCCTTTTCCATGCATTTTGAGACTAAAAGTTAGGGCATGGACTTGGGCATTCCGTGTATCTACATTGAGGGGGTAAGCGAATCTGTTACCATTTTGCCCTGGGGACTATGAACTTCCAACTAGGTCCGAGAACCTGTCTAGACACGGTTAGAAACTGAAGTTTGGAAAAAGGTTTCTAAAAACCAAGATTCCTTGCCTAAAAGGTGTACTTGCCCTCATATTGGGATAGAGGGTTTAAGGTAAAACACGTGTCCCATACCCTTTACCTTATCGAGATTCCTCAGTGCCTCTTCGTTCCAATACCTTTCCCCACTGAAGTCCAACATAGTGGCGTACACTTTATCGCCCTCAACTAAGCTTACAAGTAACCAACCTCTCCCAATTGAGGCTGAGGTTACTACAGTTAACCCATCAAAATTAAGATAGCTTTCTGACAGTCCATTCACAGGAACCTGTTTCACTATCCTATCAAAGGTCACGTACAGGTACGCAATGAAGCCCGTGTCCTTTATTAACTCGGCGAGTCTCTCCCTCTCCGAGAGCGAGCTAGCGTATAGGGAGTGTACTACAGGGTTCCCCAGCTTTAACATGATGAAGGAGACGTAATCCCCCATGTTGAATATCTCGTACTTACAATTCATCAACTTCGCGACTTCCGGCAGAGTTACGTTTACAGCAGCAGGGTGATCCACCAGAACTTCCAACTCCTCTCCGGGTCTCATTTTCATCAGTTCTTTCTTTGAGGCTATCTCGGGGACAGGACACTGTTCTCCCCTCACGTCTAAAACTTTCCTAACTAGAGGTTTCATAATTGAAATGAGAGCCTGAGGGTACTGTGCTTTATTACTCTGCCCATTACATATAGCCTCACCGTATTCTCTCAGGTTCTTTGTGATAGACTCCTCTATGGACGAAGCGACCATCTCATTCGTTGAGTTCACTTCGACTTCAACCTTGATGCTCGGACCTTCCTTAAAGTCAATCTTAACTAGGAACCTCCCATTTTCTTCTAAAATTTCTATGGATCTCTCGCTCAACCTTACTAGGACTGGAAAAGCTAGTTTCCCGAGTTTCAATTTCCCTGAGTAGCCCCAATTCAGCCTTCTAAGGTCGTGAAGAAGGTAAAGCCTGTGATACTTCTCTAAACTCATTAGGGGTTTAAAGTCCTTGGCACCAATTAAAACAACTTCAGATTGCACATTATTTATTAATTCCCAGAATATATAAAGATTAATTTATAGCATATCTTCACATATGATACTTATGGGTTCAGGGTTACGTCTGCTAGATGGGAGAAGATCACAGTACCATAGCTAGAATTTGTGACTACAATCGCGTCCCTCTCCTTTTCCTCGTAACGATGTAAATAGGACAGGCACGTTTACGGAATTTCAATGAAGTAACTCTAACGTCCTCGGAGCCCACAAGTCTTCTATATCATCTCTAAATGGGAGCTAAGCCCTGCAATAGGCACGGGATTGAACGAGACATCCAGAGCCTTCCACGTGAAGCTGAACTCATCCATCAAAACTAGCAGATGGGCAGCCCATTGGGACAAACTAACCTCTTCACCCTAAAGGGTGTGCATTCCTTATTTTCTGACGACTAAGTTTAAT belongs to Metallosphaera tengchongensis and includes:
- the wrbA gene encoding NAD(P)H:quinone oxidoreductase, with the translated sequence MSSPKPKILVLFYGYGTIVDLALEIAEGARGEGAETKVVRVPELFPKEVVAKFNVDMSKVEKIPEARFEDLEWADGIAMGSPTRYGNITGQLKFFLDQTRDLWLKGALYGKPVGFFTEAGTIHGGHETTILTMSTYAYHHGMIIVPLGYGIKELFTSTTGGSPYGPSHLGSLKELDEAERTIARFMGKRLTEVARKLRY
- a CDS encoding PEP/pyruvate-binding domain-containing protein produces the protein MVRSVGRKAAYLGELTRLGIRIPWGFVITRSAFRRFMDIAKDTVSDALKGVNLDDPRDLSRRYERIKEIMTQIDLPMDISLEIDQHVREISTDFVAVRPTFTSGISGPSFAGEVDSFLYVNKADIPFFLKQAWANYFSPKALAYRVARGDSIDIAVLIQEMVDPDSAGTVFTIHPVTGNPNWVVIESSWGLGQVVTRGLVTPDRFTLPKRDRIIAERYIGNKHLMLRFDPSYRGIREIPLGGKALEPSLEDEKVIELANLAIRIEEHFGKHVNLEWALQDRKLYILEVRGIKTMWEDI
- a CDS encoding isochorismatase family cysteine hydrolase: MDLKQILTPNNSVLVVWDVQKGLVKNIFNKEEFSKALERVITTARKSKIPIVYTKITPFPSGFEPYNSRVTERRFTFTQEDLELYVNPEVGTKGSEIVLPKNTWSIFVGTNFELLLRNSGRNVIIFSGIATEIGVESSARHAFALGFLPVIVRDAVSSYNKEGHQRSLENMKDFFPVLSSEEIERLLS
- a CDS encoding DUF3834 domain-containing protein, with amino-acid sequence MLPSESMLNVIAAPGPVSYPMVAASSKYKDITIDFGKEGKADVILDSTVSLVKRGVRIDYITIKGLMVVSPDVGRKIGVWRRGSAADVLTKALFHKKGINGEIVYAEDMQKLMELLNQRQVESVVVPAPFGRGKTFEELLNVPGSCGASILANHEEFVRAYSEGIDLMKEDPQGTAEYIASRLPVQANKKMIVDLPRVTTLGVMKMDKYDEFENLVKRFL
- a CDS encoding thiamine pyrophosphate-requiring protein; translated protein: MERKAFSSVARAILATLEKEGIEKVFIVSGTDYAAFIEEKVKDNSLPEFILVPHEITASSMALGYSLAGKLGVVAVHTVPGTLNSLGVVSNAFTSRIPLLVLAGRSPYTEEGNSASRNLRIHWTQEARDQGELGRQYFKYDFEIRDPSQTLVAVKRALQIALSEPRGPTYLEVPREVSVKECEGKFLNMDPYEPGPSRKQLQRVEELLREAERPAIITWRAGRRKEWFDALKEFAERIGSPVVNYVGEVSNYPSKGEMALDKLDLREPDLLLVIESEVPWIPKRVNVEAPVVRIDVEPAYSYIPYYGFPCHVCLQSTPLALREILVTPKDSWREEVRERVLKQREEKQRELEKLETQSKIHPRLLSKYVSEFKAIVVNEYPFNPRYGEFSFGEYFGDLSAGYLGWALGAGLGIKMATNRDVIITTGDGSFIFGVPEAFYYAAKSYSLPTMVVIFDNEGWLASAEAVEEVYPEGLAKAKKYFPGADFKRYNIGETVKAFGGFYRLVETPDEAKKGLEDGWRRVKMGDIAVIQAIVERAR
- a CDS encoding MFS transporter is translated as MPSLTWRNVIVAGMGVFTDGYNLYSISLTSFFIPSSFKFSSGELGLLVAGSYFGAAFAALIFGALADRLGRKGIYGFDVAIMSLGAVLQAFSQSYLELLLSRLILGIGIGADYVLSPVIVAENSSGKNRGKMMVITFAVMWGLGAVLAAFVEQLTLLANLPPSLIWRIVLGVGAIPAISVFFLRRRIYETVMFVSRVKPEHIDSEKIERELGKPLVKAKDTSSFMSRLRSSAIFIVAASLLWLLYDMYSSTFAIYGPITIASNLGMTPIEFTYVAQFFAGIPGQILCILLIDKIGRRPLIVLGYAGVAAWLLAYSLLLADPRIFGLSSTHLNTSSLVGEAAVLGFSFYMLNYFFSAIGPASIIGSAMVTPELVPTKVRATSQSISVAVDRLSAALNITAFPLLLAHFGLAAMVGLYSGIALLSSLITLFVIPESRGRELEELSKEGQAQK